One window from the genome of Cryptomeria japonica chromosome 6, Sugi_1.0, whole genome shotgun sequence encodes:
- the LOC131044140 gene encoding uncharacterized protein LOC131044140 isoform X2, with product MEREGKKGGRFETQKQNGRIESALAECVKETDSWKEQVEAVLQPSLSAAEARVTLMMQHFVESIESQLLSALKQASMDIIEHLGKEAAMRVMVAERKAVHFEKELVNTKQEALNMLVQLKRNMDAQIIEAERACRIERSRAQEMEAKLIATQDTVKKLMNELKEKGEVLEQMQKMAQPLDEHVVVPMHFPTEYSTMQWTSSARQFPKQNTTGKDYLSSVIMKSKANTVSANGLHHGIYGDAINEQNGDALPVLEINENKECLSTENVFSSCSIEKGHVGGDAGHQGQTVMPDVSSFQKEEAQCFLHQSTLVVTCTGQCGSCDGGLVHREGQPSPCSESDASLGTEDKPVATKNSIVKVRNEEKQQDLASFPEISNASFCPQARETKTWGSESSKVSAGDKISTYSGMENPGMTFEDDCRTSTKFVNDVISVMSTLCSSHDDSSLENGGITLETADNQVSGEGGVLIEAVHSNEKTRLSAHLDIDRQECDKAIVIGMPSAAEDSKCSPSSMKYIEVGQSSEIKISTNIPDQCVHIRPTRFTFQRKRRRESPFQQNGKLLQEENNLWRETKQHEYIPTLSGKLPQRHRTTNLMSQKPSSVAESSRDSRRLMQVARQLISLSEKKTW from the exons GTTGAGGCCGTTCTCCAGCCTTCTCTAAGTGCAGCTGAAGCAAGAGTTACATTGATGATGCAGCACTTTGTGGAATCTATTGAGTCACAACTCTTGTCAGCTCTTAAACAGGCATCGATGGATATTATTGAGCATTTAGGGAAAGAGGCTGCAATGAGAGTGATGGTTGCTGAAAGAAAGGCTGTACATTTTGAAAAGGAGTTGGTCAATACTAAGCAAGAGGCATTAAATATGCTTGTACAATTGAAGCGAAACATGGATGCTCAG ATTATTGAAGCAGAAAGAGCTTGTCGGATTGAGAGGAGTCGAGCACAAGAAATGGAGGCAAAACTAATAGCAACACAAGATACAGTTAAGAAGCTGATGAATGAGTTGAAAGAAAAGGGAGAAGTATTAGAGCAGATGCAAAAAATGGCACAGCCATTGGATGAACACGTTGTTGTTCCTATGCATTTTCCGACAGAATATTCAA CAATGCAATGGACATCTTCAGCAAGGCAGTTTCCCAAGCAGAACACTACTGGTAAAGATTATCTGTCATCTGTAATCATGAAGAGCAAAGCAAACACAGTATCTGCAAATGGACTTCACCATGGAATATATGGAGACGCTATAAATGAACAAAATGGAGATGCATTGCCTGTGTTAGAAATAAATGAGAATAAAGAGTGCCTTTCCACTGAGAATGTTTTTTCATCATGCTCAATTGAGAAGGGGCATGTTGGAGGTGATGCAGGTCATCAAGGTCAAACTGTTATGCCT GATGTAAGTTCTTTTCAAAAAGAAGAGGCTCAGTGTTTTCTTCACCAAAGTACATTGGTTGTAACTTGTACTGGGCAATGTGGCTCATGTGATGGTGGTTTAGTCCACAGAGAGGGACAACCATCTCCATGTTCAGAGTCTGATGCTTCTCTAGGTACTGAAGACAAGCCAGTGGCAACCAAGAATAGTATTGTGAAAGTGAGAAATGAAGAGAAACAGCAAGATTTGGCTTCCTTTCCTGAAATATCAAATGCATCATTTTGTCCCCAAGCCAGAGAAACAAAGACTTGGGGATCTGAATCTTCTAAGGTTTCTGCTGGAGACAAGATATCCACATATTCTGGAATGGAGAACCCAGGCATGACATTTGAAGATGATTGTAGAACATCTACCAAGTTTGTCAATGATGTAATAAGTGTAATGTCTACATTGTGTAGTTCCCACGATGATTCATCTCTTGAAAATGGAGGCATAACATTAGAGACTGCAGATAATCAGGTTTCAGGTGAAGGTGGAGTTCTAATAGAGGCTGTTCACAGTAATGAGAAAACTCGACTATCAGCACACTTAGATATTGATAGACAAGAATGTGATAAAGCAATTGTAATTGGAATGCCTTCTGCAGCAGAAGATTCAAAATGCAGTCCTAGTTCGATGAAATATATCGAAGTAGGCCAGAGTTCAGAGATCAAAATAAGCACAAACATTCCTGACCAATGTGTCCATATCAGACCTACTAGATTTACATTCCAAAGGAAGCGTAGAAGGGAGAGTCCATTTCAGCAAAATGGAAAATTGCTTCAGGAAGAAAACAATCTCTGGAGGGAAACTAAACAACATGAATATATCCCTACTCTTTCTGGTAAGTTGCCTCAGAGACACAGAACTACTAATCTGATGTCACAAAAACCTAGCTCCGTGGCTGAGTCTTCTCGAGACAGCAGGCGATTAATGCAGGTTGCTCGACAG CTCATCTCACTGTCTGAGAAGAAAACGTGGTGA
- the LOC131044140 gene encoding uncharacterized protein LOC131044140 isoform X1, whose protein sequence is MEREGKKGGRFETQKQNGRIESALAECVKETDSWKEQVCYKFNFNAEIKIVVNLVEAVLQPSLSAAEARVTLMMQHFVESIESQLLSALKQASMDIIEHLGKEAAMRVMVAERKAVHFEKELVNTKQEALNMLVQLKRNMDAQIIEAERACRIERSRAQEMEAKLIATQDTVKKLMNELKEKGEVLEQMQKMAQPLDEHVVVPMHFPTEYSTMQWTSSARQFPKQNTTGKDYLSSVIMKSKANTVSANGLHHGIYGDAINEQNGDALPVLEINENKECLSTENVFSSCSIEKGHVGGDAGHQGQTVMPDVSSFQKEEAQCFLHQSTLVVTCTGQCGSCDGGLVHREGQPSPCSESDASLGTEDKPVATKNSIVKVRNEEKQQDLASFPEISNASFCPQARETKTWGSESSKVSAGDKISTYSGMENPGMTFEDDCRTSTKFVNDVISVMSTLCSSHDDSSLENGGITLETADNQVSGEGGVLIEAVHSNEKTRLSAHLDIDRQECDKAIVIGMPSAAEDSKCSPSSMKYIEVGQSSEIKISTNIPDQCVHIRPTRFTFQRKRRRESPFQQNGKLLQEENNLWRETKQHEYIPTLSGKLPQRHRTTNLMSQKPSSVAESSRDSRRLMQVARQLISLSEKKTW, encoded by the exons GTTGAGGCCGTTCTCCAGCCTTCTCTAAGTGCAGCTGAAGCAAGAGTTACATTGATGATGCAGCACTTTGTGGAATCTATTGAGTCACAACTCTTGTCAGCTCTTAAACAGGCATCGATGGATATTATTGAGCATTTAGGGAAAGAGGCTGCAATGAGAGTGATGGTTGCTGAAAGAAAGGCTGTACATTTTGAAAAGGAGTTGGTCAATACTAAGCAAGAGGCATTAAATATGCTTGTACAATTGAAGCGAAACATGGATGCTCAG ATTATTGAAGCAGAAAGAGCTTGTCGGATTGAGAGGAGTCGAGCACAAGAAATGGAGGCAAAACTAATAGCAACACAAGATACAGTTAAGAAGCTGATGAATGAGTTGAAAGAAAAGGGAGAAGTATTAGAGCAGATGCAAAAAATGGCACAGCCATTGGATGAACACGTTGTTGTTCCTATGCATTTTCCGACAGAATATTCAA CAATGCAATGGACATCTTCAGCAAGGCAGTTTCCCAAGCAGAACACTACTGGTAAAGATTATCTGTCATCTGTAATCATGAAGAGCAAAGCAAACACAGTATCTGCAAATGGACTTCACCATGGAATATATGGAGACGCTATAAATGAACAAAATGGAGATGCATTGCCTGTGTTAGAAATAAATGAGAATAAAGAGTGCCTTTCCACTGAGAATGTTTTTTCATCATGCTCAATTGAGAAGGGGCATGTTGGAGGTGATGCAGGTCATCAAGGTCAAACTGTTATGCCT GATGTAAGTTCTTTTCAAAAAGAAGAGGCTCAGTGTTTTCTTCACCAAAGTACATTGGTTGTAACTTGTACTGGGCAATGTGGCTCATGTGATGGTGGTTTAGTCCACAGAGAGGGACAACCATCTCCATGTTCAGAGTCTGATGCTTCTCTAGGTACTGAAGACAAGCCAGTGGCAACCAAGAATAGTATTGTGAAAGTGAGAAATGAAGAGAAACAGCAAGATTTGGCTTCCTTTCCTGAAATATCAAATGCATCATTTTGTCCCCAAGCCAGAGAAACAAAGACTTGGGGATCTGAATCTTCTAAGGTTTCTGCTGGAGACAAGATATCCACATATTCTGGAATGGAGAACCCAGGCATGACATTTGAAGATGATTGTAGAACATCTACCAAGTTTGTCAATGATGTAATAAGTGTAATGTCTACATTGTGTAGTTCCCACGATGATTCATCTCTTGAAAATGGAGGCATAACATTAGAGACTGCAGATAATCAGGTTTCAGGTGAAGGTGGAGTTCTAATAGAGGCTGTTCACAGTAATGAGAAAACTCGACTATCAGCACACTTAGATATTGATAGACAAGAATGTGATAAAGCAATTGTAATTGGAATGCCTTCTGCAGCAGAAGATTCAAAATGCAGTCCTAGTTCGATGAAATATATCGAAGTAGGCCAGAGTTCAGAGATCAAAATAAGCACAAACATTCCTGACCAATGTGTCCATATCAGACCTACTAGATTTACATTCCAAAGGAAGCGTAGAAGGGAGAGTCCATTTCAGCAAAATGGAAAATTGCTTCAGGAAGAAAACAATCTCTGGAGGGAAACTAAACAACATGAATATATCCCTACTCTTTCTGGTAAGTTGCCTCAGAGACACAGAACTACTAATCTGATGTCACAAAAACCTAGCTCCGTGGCTGAGTCTTCTCGAGACAGCAGGCGATTAATGCAGGTTGCTCGACAG CTCATCTCACTGTCTGAGAAGAAAACGTGGTGA
- the LOC131044140 gene encoding uncharacterized protein LOC131044140 isoform X3 — MMQHFVESIESQLLSALKQASMDIIEHLGKEAAMRVMVAERKAVHFEKELVNTKQEALNMLVQLKRNMDAQIIEAERACRIERSRAQEMEAKLIATQDTVKKLMNELKEKGEVLEQMQKMAQPLDEHVVVPMHFPTEYSTMQWTSSARQFPKQNTTGKDYLSSVIMKSKANTVSANGLHHGIYGDAINEQNGDALPVLEINENKECLSTENVFSSCSIEKGHVGGDAGHQGQTVMPDVSSFQKEEAQCFLHQSTLVVTCTGQCGSCDGGLVHREGQPSPCSESDASLGTEDKPVATKNSIVKVRNEEKQQDLASFPEISNASFCPQARETKTWGSESSKVSAGDKISTYSGMENPGMTFEDDCRTSTKFVNDVISVMSTLCSSHDDSSLENGGITLETADNQVSGEGGVLIEAVHSNEKTRLSAHLDIDRQECDKAIVIGMPSAAEDSKCSPSSMKYIEVGQSSEIKISTNIPDQCVHIRPTRFTFQRKRRRESPFQQNGKLLQEENNLWRETKQHEYIPTLSGKLPQRHRTTNLMSQKPSSVAESSRDSRRLMQVARQLISLSEKKTW, encoded by the exons ATGATGCAGCACTTTGTGGAATCTATTGAGTCACAACTCTTGTCAGCTCTTAAACAGGCATCGATGGATATTATTGAGCATTTAGGGAAAGAGGCTGCAATGAGAGTGATGGTTGCTGAAAGAAAGGCTGTACATTTTGAAAAGGAGTTGGTCAATACTAAGCAAGAGGCATTAAATATGCTTGTACAATTGAAGCGAAACATGGATGCTCAG ATTATTGAAGCAGAAAGAGCTTGTCGGATTGAGAGGAGTCGAGCACAAGAAATGGAGGCAAAACTAATAGCAACACAAGATACAGTTAAGAAGCTGATGAATGAGTTGAAAGAAAAGGGAGAAGTATTAGAGCAGATGCAAAAAATGGCACAGCCATTGGATGAACACGTTGTTGTTCCTATGCATTTTCCGACAGAATATTCAA CAATGCAATGGACATCTTCAGCAAGGCAGTTTCCCAAGCAGAACACTACTGGTAAAGATTATCTGTCATCTGTAATCATGAAGAGCAAAGCAAACACAGTATCTGCAAATGGACTTCACCATGGAATATATGGAGACGCTATAAATGAACAAAATGGAGATGCATTGCCTGTGTTAGAAATAAATGAGAATAAAGAGTGCCTTTCCACTGAGAATGTTTTTTCATCATGCTCAATTGAGAAGGGGCATGTTGGAGGTGATGCAGGTCATCAAGGTCAAACTGTTATGCCT GATGTAAGTTCTTTTCAAAAAGAAGAGGCTCAGTGTTTTCTTCACCAAAGTACATTGGTTGTAACTTGTACTGGGCAATGTGGCTCATGTGATGGTGGTTTAGTCCACAGAGAGGGACAACCATCTCCATGTTCAGAGTCTGATGCTTCTCTAGGTACTGAAGACAAGCCAGTGGCAACCAAGAATAGTATTGTGAAAGTGAGAAATGAAGAGAAACAGCAAGATTTGGCTTCCTTTCCTGAAATATCAAATGCATCATTTTGTCCCCAAGCCAGAGAAACAAAGACTTGGGGATCTGAATCTTCTAAGGTTTCTGCTGGAGACAAGATATCCACATATTCTGGAATGGAGAACCCAGGCATGACATTTGAAGATGATTGTAGAACATCTACCAAGTTTGTCAATGATGTAATAAGTGTAATGTCTACATTGTGTAGTTCCCACGATGATTCATCTCTTGAAAATGGAGGCATAACATTAGAGACTGCAGATAATCAGGTTTCAGGTGAAGGTGGAGTTCTAATAGAGGCTGTTCACAGTAATGAGAAAACTCGACTATCAGCACACTTAGATATTGATAGACAAGAATGTGATAAAGCAATTGTAATTGGAATGCCTTCTGCAGCAGAAGATTCAAAATGCAGTCCTAGTTCGATGAAATATATCGAAGTAGGCCAGAGTTCAGAGATCAAAATAAGCACAAACATTCCTGACCAATGTGTCCATATCAGACCTACTAGATTTACATTCCAAAGGAAGCGTAGAAGGGAGAGTCCATTTCAGCAAAATGGAAAATTGCTTCAGGAAGAAAACAATCTCTGGAGGGAAACTAAACAACATGAATATATCCCTACTCTTTCTGGTAAGTTGCCTCAGAGACACAGAACTACTAATCTGATGTCACAAAAACCTAGCTCCGTGGCTGAGTCTTCTCGAGACAGCAGGCGATTAATGCAGGTTGCTCGACAG CTCATCTCACTGTCTGAGAAGAAAACGTGGTGA